The following coding sequences are from one Dermacentor andersoni chromosome 5, qqDerAnde1_hic_scaffold, whole genome shotgun sequence window:
- the LOC126530895 gene encoding uncharacterized protein isoform X2, producing the protein MGPITEVYEQLATDIPVLPKPTKGSSAKKWKAEKKPTAAPDVSPEDKYGIGRKFVSRKLQQFEETEDEGVRPAADFTRIRGRSRVRATRVQPLHLSTPEALVDNSGAHQPGFDNAGAVQDEPAEGGARTGVRRGRVFRRPVHRNRAILDDSSPNEFRGPHGGFIRRRPPHIVQDPVDLNPPQEPSSAFHFGDDHQAYSPGAPTRYEDYRPQVDTPFNQDDGGFNHFGPHQNVVPVVQQPQRQQPQDVLRVPAEVTQQAGLGHGVPYDPFVTGVNQQSFPGFSPNVPYQYSPPVPQQFAQAEPYSPRAPEQHDRFTQLQPVQNFVPVAEQPPGPPPAHNFNNVPLEVPVPPPPPPPQPEPVSPTRNSRRTVFRRIRPTNSNHHGERKTSLVRKTRPVVSTPAVQLSSLNIEPTHVFVSADSIDFNRVLGSSQQSLEYFGPASQDYFAPVSQEYFAPVSKEVFAPVSQQYFAPASDQYLSPVSRFPEPPPSLPPVSTEPTFDPHSAAPVEQNQENSADLVEDTTPASHQFRRIIRVKKPGEGKSGQRRKVVLNRRPSINSLQARGPINNGNNANELVPPSVAGPPRLSSQVLPPGQNIVSPRVSLEIGATVPLTYYTTFTYLTTFLHGTDTVYNSREAVLSSVATETLDSNIVNVIQNHGGFTTAPDGVSTVHLGSRTKGAATTIVNLESRLQIFNSDIYKEIHPTPIAQTEATFKTESPVLERIQEPQSPLHNAPGGDETSTVQLTDLFTAPRTFYTLYTYYYTLFDGAETKNSVRSEISSSVASDNSPFRPPITQTKIRNGLLPLGLDVTTVHLGSRNVDGTTTEVNLGMRTVIKFDKIVDADIGHIHENVAPTASYYPSFATEAVDNKIDFISNQERSSLLADALQPSYAIASGDIQPTSNIHATPVILFPVDESTNAPRAKVRIVTSRVKSAGTFKSGVFQAAPGVRVRIKPVVKHLEDSAAYSAPPELSSTHAYEPFSSFFITSPNPSTELTGDEPLLSSAVFPLTTPEDQEVHRGKKRLKVTLRRPIPGDKLARTNSLNTRFVRPSRFEITTKPRFYVVTRTNAAGVARPTKNPFNVKVSKRLKPTDLIRATPSVIYETFTTTTSVPVIFGLQTSYKEVVITASTPVTLTASPTYGVDDHDLIEPSQTVMLTYFTTTTFTVPYTLGDQTLYTTVLETNSRVVTETVAASHVVDALHASHFPEIIGDQNAQLIGRGAAPKHESSLNLLASHYQQRPGLSTRVSDGVTLIVASGGDGEATTHLFPHQPTPYTLQPTLLLDAVLMKEHFDGHNVTPQPYSVSYSTKTLFTTYTYFTTFFTDDSSSIASSEQVISNTVTIPVTQNLYPTITPYLPEPREPSTYLETSERVVTSTSYNTFTFYATLFNGSSSVVTPFEEVQSQVFVITESFTITRTVQPTLSIQPQSTPVFSRPEPQQSYYYPDQDQYLSQHYSSQQPQLYQANDILKSQQLQPSTVLSTLYSTQTNFITFFQGTSTIVTSIEEVLSDVVTITIPHGLATPVLSSPHSPSPTTSVPEFSTRTYLTTQTQYVTFFRGTETILSSIEEIGTTVVTERAGSRPSVYSRPISTPALHSFAPATSSTPSFVLPSHTGAQADLVPSVRTYYTTYTYFTTFYTDSSSIIASRENVVTSHVTLFVPRGSLTSSVRTTAPTRIPTVATHTTSSTSASTRPTTTSTSRYTRPTSTTPPYDTKLYTTGTTYTTYTFYTTLFGGQDKIVISSEQVVPQIVTTRIGSKPSTTSSRYRPTPTVLTHMTTYTYFTTLVSDSETIVSSSEEVITQLVSTTISPSSSTSFVPEVNIITSSLYKPVKEEKVEPSSKTGTSHSKRPSFGSGFKRPSTGFHQKSSVTLFASSSFIPSSSPKLTTVTPAFTILESPSIEEESTRSSMGVSTTVIDGSTVIFFTDIAASQEEETDSIGSDSVSSLFTSSMLSPVFVPSSSLFPEILESSFFSSPSVAAPVTSTTILESSSKYVGHDNETTTLPPSITLFMVTGTDGSLTRLTEATFTSRTQNVVPSKAAAPAIADIVATEIPYLQAPSPSSPSSGAGGSQVGTSFPSKPIKPGSIIDLADVLGGNANIGGNIGEAIKGIVHLLSNGKKNGTDGTSELQPSQVKEDVPLPPSDGVTVSNIEEPVYIPVGAIASDMSAAERSQVHSESFDGPALTSILHGKPSIMGEGFHTDVFTGAETVFILPTDTHYDDDAADGEDLPERVDKDTSVHLVGSVKKASLPSTDATPALDANTGVITGDKTIFFDDFDKFTELTQRAEDSKGDATISDPKELSKVVGVQTIFFPDTNVLQSSLASEVQITGATTIFGEGFTPILPGTQDSSETLVSSIQPTVVGGAKSVSGATTIFFQLDGERVPILPSVSTSLSTVTQYVTSVESFTRTLTLTTTKVYYTRDSPLTITSVFTTTIAPRTFVSTIIGSRTILGTLPEPSASVEAQLTTPLLSEATTTVTTTTLIFNSITTTVVRTLVLPTERPEPTRSSSIGNLPTTSVLVTPEVRGRTPESADSKSPPTLRPPQRRLTTPRTTTAVHGKRPVIAFRAPSRTPDTASTKPMPTGPKFKIPFPKPPTTTTTTPKPSRPPKSKPGKVTPIDGYPPVCLPGCNPANYEVCREALDGTWQCTCKPGYGRQDGNKTCTEVETYVVILRVVKMGESAVSYSTELSNSLSTEFQQIADAAKKGMSDAYKKTDVEGQFVTSNLNSISAADDLDTADSAPQGILLNFTVSMARSEAITSEVIREQLTRSLRQSNYSIGKSPLFVSPNVHAVAAVQDYDECGDLDANDCDRFSVCVNLPGTYTCYCKSGFEDLDPLRPGRICSGEIKNCDHCNGRGTCLVNDEGKRSCRCNRMFLGRRCEINGLVLAIALPIALALLVMMLCCLVCLCRRWKRRAQRAKGPFRLGAVSPLGGTLDKKAMITDTSSESSGEHALKHSYAFDGFMVGPGPDHTMQSKKSSRKSDMSLNRSLSTGFSVPHVVIPRARHSPPKQGKPQSSGAIDTLGRDQVDMGNMQSKLLYVLDGSTGNVRQPTDSKSDEGRFASLPDTNTFNRWKSSQTKEESTGARKKGSKKSSPASSEKKASPPATGTAQRRPDAPAPPPPPPPAPITPGTSRWLDSSKRAAERQHLVHQKQQQQQRGHSGDDAPSQPSTFSREMDKFRSSVAGPSDAGPQQPPQQQQQQGEDAYGTNTFTKKSTISETGRSYDETTIRPAVKRLRPPDAPDDDAVPSTSRGRGGADFGEENSRFDDSGNDVAPSASPIQGLRADTSRTRRTSKSGSSTGDSDVVARPF; encoded by the exons ATGGGACCGATCACCGAGGTTTACGAGCAACTGGCTACCGACATCCCGGTGCTGCCAAAGCCGACCAAAGGTAGCTCTGCTAAGAAGTGGAAAGCTGAAAAGAAGCCAACTGCTGCGCCTGATGTCAGCCCTGAGGACAAGTACGGCATCGGCAGAAAGTTCGTCTCTCGAAAGTTGCAGCAGTTCGAAGAAACCGAAGACGAAGGTGTGAGACCAGCCGCAGATTTCACGCGTATTCGTGGAAGAAGTCGTGTTCGTGCAACGCGAGTGCAGCCACTGCACCTCTCCACGCCGGAAGCTCTTGTAGACAACAGTGGGGCTCACCAGCCTGGCTTCGACAACGCCGGCGCAGTTCAAGATGAGCCCGCTGAAGGCGGCGCGCGTACCGGTGTGCGTCGCGGGCGAGTGTTTCGAAGACCTGTGCACAGGAACAGAGCAATCCTGGACGACTCTTCACCAAATGAATTCAGGGGCCCTCATGGTGGCTTCATTCGTAGAAGACCGCCTCATATTGTTCAAGATCCTGTGGACCTGAACCCGCCTCAAGAGCCAAGCTCCGCCTTTCATTTCGGTGACGACCATCAAGCCTACAGTCCAG GTGCACCGACCAGATATGAGGACTACCGGCCGCAGGTGGACACTCCATTCAACCAAGACGATGGCGGATTTAACCACTTTGGTCCGCACCAAAACGTAGTACCGGTCGTTCAACAGCCGCAGCGGCAGCAACCGCAAGATGTGCTGAGAGTTCCTGCTGAGGTAACGCAGCAGGCTGGCTTAGGGCATGGCGTCCCTTACGATCCCTTCGTCACAGGCGTGAACCAGCAGTCATTCCCAGGGTTCAGTCCCAACGTTCCCTATCAGTACTCGCCCCCCGTGCCACAGCAGTTCGCCCAAGCAGAGCCGTATTCACCTCGCGCGCCTGAGCAACACGATCGCTTTACGCAGCTCCAGCCCGTGCAGAACTTCGTTCCAGTAGCCGAGCAACCTCCAGGTCCACCTCCTGCACATAACTTCAACAATGTGCCCCTAGAGGTCCctgttcctcctcctccaccgccacCACAGCCGGAACCTGTGTCGCCGACTCGAAACTCCCGCCGAACAGTGTTTAGAAGAATTCGGCCGACTAATTCGAATCACCACGGAGAGAGGAAGACGTCGCTCGTGCGGAAAACGCGGCCTGTTGTGTCCACACCCGCGGTTCAGCTAAGCTCTCTTAATATTGAGCCGACGCACGTTTTTGTTTCGGCCGACTCGATAGATTTCAACAGAGTTCTGGGATCGTCACAACAGTCCCTCGAGTATTTCGGGCCCGCTTCGCAAGATTATTTTGCCCCTGTGTCGCAAGAGTATTTTGCACCTGTATCAAAAGAGGTATTCGCCCCCGTGTCCCAACAGTACTTCGCTCCCGCGTCGGACCAGTACCTGTCTCCGGTGTCCAGATTTCCTGAACCACCGCCTTCTTTGCCTCCAGTCTCGACGGAACCTACATTTGATCCTCATTCGGCGGCGCCCGTCGAACAGAATCAGGAGAATTCTGCTGACCTAGTGGAAGACACAACGCCTGCCTCCCATCAATTCAGGCGAATAATTCGTGTGAAAAAACCTGGGGAAGGTAAAAGCGGTCAAAGGAGAAAGGTCGTCTTGAACAGGAGACCATCAATCAACAGTCTGCAGGCGCGAGGGCCAATAAACAACGGAAACAATGCGAATGAGCTAGTACCCCCAAGTGTTGCTGGGCCTCCACGTCTTTCAAGCCAGGTGTTGCCACCAGGGCAAAATATTGTCAGCCCAAGAGTGTCGCTAGAGATCGGAGCTACGGTTCCGCTTACATATTACACTACGTTTACGTATTTGACAACCTTCCTCCACGGAACAGACACCGTTTACAACAGCAGAGAGGCTGTCTTATCTTCGGTGGCGACTGAGACCTTGGATTCTAATATAGTGAACGTCATTCAGAACCATGGTGGCTTCACGACAGCGCCTGATGGGGTTTCAACTGTTCATCTAGGATCAAGAACGAAAGGAGCGGCCACAACAATTGTCAATTTGGAATCTCGACTTCAAATATTCAACAGTGATATTTACAAGGAGATACACCCAACACCAATAGCACAGACAGAGGCTACATTCAAGACAGAATCACCGGTTCTCGAGCGCATACAGGAGCCGCAGTCCCCACTGCATAATGCGCCAGGAGGAGATGAAACAAGTACTGTGCAATTAACGGACCTCTTCACAGCACCAAGGACGTTTTACACTCTTTACACGTATTACTATACGCTTTTTGATGGCGCTGAAACAAAGAATTCGGTCCGATCTGAGATTTCATCAAGTGTCGCATCTGATAACAGTCCGTTCCGGCCGCCCATAACACAGACAAAAATCAGGAATGGCCTCTTGCCGCTTGGTCTTGATGTGACAACCGTCCACCTCGGCTCGCGAAACGTAGATGGAACGACAACCGAAGTGAATTTGGGGATGCGCACAGTCATTAAATTTGACAAAATTGTTGATGCTGATATCGGACACATTCACGAGAACGTTGCTCCGACTGCATCGTATTACCCGAGCTTTGCGACAGAGGCTGTGGACAACAAAATTGATTTCATCTCCAACCAAGAAAGATCTTCACTTCTCGCTGACGCTCTACAGCCGTCTTATGCCATAGCTAGTGGTGACATTCAACCGACAAGCAATATTCATGCGACACCAGTAATCCTGTTTCCCGTGGACGAATCGACAAACGCACCAAGGGCCAAGGTTAGAATCGTCACTTCACGCGTAAAGTCGGCAGGCACTTTTAAGTCTGGCGTGTTTCAGGCTGCTCCTGGCGTACGGGTTCGCATTAAACCTGTTGTGAAGCACCTGGAGGATTCGGCCGCTTATAGCGCCCCGCCAGAATTGTCGTCAACTCACGCGTACGAGCCCTTCAGCTCGTTTTTCATTACATCACCCAACCCAAGTACTGAGCTGACTGGAGATGAGCCTCTTTTGTCGTCGGCCGTATTCCCCTTGACGACTCCGGAAGACCAAGAGGTACACAGGGGCAAAAAGAGGCTTAAAGTGACGCTTCGAAGACCCATTCCTGGGGATAAACTGGCGAGAACAAATTCCTTAAACACAAGATTTGTGAGACCTTCTCGATTTGAAATTACCACAAAGCCTCGGTTTTACGTTGTGACCCGAACGAATGCCGCGGGTGTGGCCAGGCCTACAAAGAATCCATTCAATGTGAAAGTCAGTAAAAGGCTCAAGCCGACAGACTTGATTCGAGCAACTCCTTCCGTCATCTACGAAACCTTTACAACGACGACGTCGGTTCCCGTCATATTCGGATTGCAGACAAGCTACAAGGAAGTCGTCATCACTGCGTCGACTCCAGTGACACTGACTGCATCGCCGACTTATGGCGTGGATGATCACGACTTGATTGAACCCTCCCAGACTGTAATGCTGACGTACTTCACCACAACTACGTTCACAGTCCCGTACACCTTGGGTGACCAGACTCTGTACACGACTGTCCTCGAGACGAACTCAAGGGTCGTCACCGAGACTGTAG CTGCAAGTCATGTCGTAGATGCCCTTCACGCGTCACACTTCCCGGAAATTATTGGAGACCAGAATGCCCAACTCATTGGCAGAG GAGCTGCGCCGAAACATGAATCATCATTGAACCTGTTGGCATCCCACTACCAACAGAGGCCCGGACTGTCGACGCGCGTCTCTGATGGTGTTACCCTTATTGTGGCCAGCGGAGGCGATGGCGAGGCCACTACGCATCTGTTTCCCCATCAACCTACGCCTTACACCCTGCAGCCAACCTTGCTGCTGGATGCAGTCTTGATGAAGGAACACTTTGATGGCCATAATGTGACGCCGCAGCCGTACTCTGTGTCGTATAGCACGAAGACTTTGTTCACCACTTACACCTATTTCACAACGTTCTTTACGGATGACTCTTCATCTATCGCAAGCTCCGAGCAAGTTATTTCCAACACTGTTACAATTCCGGTTACACAGAACTTGTACCCAACTATAACGCCGTACTTGCCCGAGCCCAGAGAGCCAAGCACGTACTTGGAGACGAGTGAGCGGGTAGTGACAAGTACTTCATACAACACGTTTACGTTTTATGCCACTTTGTTCAATGGTTCAAGCTCCGTGGTCACGCCGTTTGAGGAGGTCCAGTCACAGGTGTTCGTCATCACAGAGTCCTTCACAATTACACGAACGGTACAGCCAACGTTGTCGATTCAACCGCAGTCAACTCCAGTTTTCTCACGTCCCGAACCGCAGCAGAGCTACTACTACCCAGACCAGGATCAGTACTTGTCGCAGCATTATTCAAGTCAGCAGCCACAACTCTACCAAGCCAATGACATCCTTAAATCGCAGCAGCTCCAGCCATCAACAGTTTTGAGTACTTTATATTCGACGCAAACTAACTTTATTACATTCTTCCAAGGAACAAGTACGATCGTAACCTCCATTGAAGAGGTCCTTTCAGACGTCGTTACTATCACCATTCCTCATGGTCTGGCTACTCCTGTCCTGTCGTCTCCCCACTCGCCTTCTCCAACGACCTCGGTTCCAGAATTTAGCACGAGGACGTATCTCACGACACAGACACAGTATGTTACATTCTTCAGAGGAACCGAGACAATACTGTCTTCGATTGAAGAAATTGGTACGACAGTTGTAACAGAGAGGGCTGGTTCCCGACCATCCGTCTACTCAAGGCCAATATCGACACCTGCGCTGCATTCCTTCGCACCGGCTACGTCTAGCACGCCATCTTTCGTACTGCCATCGCACACAGGTGCTCAAGCAGATTTGGTTCCCTCAGTAAGGACTTATTACACTACATATACGTACTTCACAACGTTCTACACTGACTCAAGCTCTATTATTGCCAGTAGAGAAAACGTTGTCACGTCTCATGTCACTTTGTTTGTGCCACGCGGGTCTCTCACGTCCTCAGTGAGAACGACGGCGCCTACAAGAATACCCACAGTTGCTACGCACACAACTTCCTCGACAAGTGCTTCGACACGGCCCACAACGACCTCTACATCTCGTTACACGCGGCCAACGTCGACTACGCCTCCCTACGACACAAAGTTGTACACAACTGGTACAACATATACTACATACACTTTCTATACTACACTGTTCGGTGGTCAAGACAAGATCGTGATTTCGAGCGAACAAGTTGTGCCGCAGATTGTGACCACAAGGATAGGCTCAAAACCATCAACTACGTCGTCACGCTACAGACCAACGCCTACTGTCCTGACGCACATGACTACTTACACCTACTTCACCACCCTCGTTAGCGATTCTGAGACCATTGTGTCGTCGTCAGAAGAAGTTATAACACAGCTTGTTTCGACCACCATATCGCCGTCTTCTTCAACCAGCTTTGTTCCAGAAGTGAATATCATTACTTCTTCATTGTACAAGCCCGTCAAAGAAGAGAAAGTGGAACCGTCCAGCAAAACAGGAACAAGCCACTCAAAGAGGCCGTCTTTCGGTAGTGGTTTTAAGCGTCCTTCCACTGGCTTCCACCAGAAGTCTTCTGTCACGCTTTTTGCTTCGTCCTCTTTTATCCCTAGTTCTTCCCCGAAGCTAACAACAGTGACGCCAGCTTTCACAATTCTTGAGTCACCATCCATTGAAGAAGAAAGCACAAGGTCATCGATGGGAGTCTCCACAACAGTTATCGATGGCTCCACCGTCATTTTCTTTACTGACATTGCTGCCAGTCAAGAAGAAGAAACGGATTCCATTGGTTCTGATTCTGTTTCCTCGCTCTTCACATCTTCAATGCTCTCCCCAGTTTTTGTACCTTCATCCTCACTTTTCCCAGAAATACTCGaaagttctttcttttcttcgccgTCGGTTGCTGCACCTGTCACGTCTACAACCATTCTGGAAAGCAGCAGTAAATATGTTGGTCACGACAACGAAACGACCACGTTGCCACCAAGCATTACATTATTCATGGTCACTGGCACAGATGGCTCTCTAACGAGGCTCACAGAGGCAACATTCACATCACGAACGCAAAATGTTGTTCCTAGCAAAGCAGCCGCACCTGCGATTGCCGACATTGTTGCCACGGAGATACCATACTTACAAGCTCCATCGCCGTCTTCGCCTAGCTCTGGAGCTGGTGGTAGTCAGGTAGGCACAAGCTTCCCGTCGAAGCCAATAAAACCAGGTTCCATTATTGACCTTGCGGACGTGCTTGGCGGAAATGCAAACATCGGCGGAAATATTGGGGAAGCCATCAAAGGCATCGTTCACCTTTTGTCTAATGGCAAGAAGAACGGTACCGATGGTACAAGTGAGCTCCAACCAAGCCAAGTGAAGGAGGACGTGCCGCTTCCACCGAGTGACGGCGTGACAGTGAGTAACATTGAAGAGCCCGTGTATATCCCAGTTGGAGCAATCGCGTCCGACATGTCGGCCGCTGAGCGAAGTCAGGTGCATAGTGAGTCGTTCGATGGTCCAGCGCTCACCTCTATTCTGCACGGAAAGCCGTCAATTATGGGAGAGGGCTTTCACACGGACGTGTTTACCGGCGCAGAAACAGTGTTCATTCTTCCTACGGACACCCACTACGACGATGACGCAGCGGACGGAGAGGACCTTCCGGAACGCGTTGACAAAGATACATCTGTCCACCTCGTAGGAAGCGTTAAAAAGGCGTCGCTTCCTTCTACGGACGCCACTCCGGCATTAGACGCTAACACGGGTGTGATCACCGGAGACAAGACCATTTTCTTCGATGACTTTGACAAATTCACTGAGCTCACACAAAGGGCGGAGGACAGCAAGGGCGATGCCACGATATCGGACCCGAAAGAACTTTCAAAGGTTGTCGGCGTCCAGACCATCTTCTTCCCCGACACGAACGTGCTCCAATCTTCTCTCGCAAGCGAAGTTCAGATCACAGGAGCAACTACCATCTTCGGAGAGGGCTTCACACCCATCCTGCCAGGCACGCAAGATTCCTCAGAGACACTTGTTTCGTCCATTCAACCCACTGTCGTCGGCGGTGCCAAGTCAGTGAGTGGCGCCACTACTATCTTCTTCCAACTCGATGGCGAAAGAGTTCCGATACTGCCGTCCGTGTCCACGAGCTTGTCTACCGTCACGCAGTACGTCACGAGTGTGGAGTCCTTCACTCGGACACTCACACTCACGACGACGAAGGTGTATTACACAAGAGACAGCCCGCTGACGATAACGTCCGTGTTCACGACGACCATCGCTCCGAGAACTTTTGTGTCGACCATTATCGGAAGTCGCACCATCCTAGGTACCTTGCCCGAGCCTTCCGCTTCGGTTGAGGCACAGCTTACGACGCCTCTGCTGAGCGAAGCCACCACGACGGTCACCACGACGACCCTCATCTTCAACTCCATCACAACGACCGTGGTCCGGACGTTGGTGCTCCCAACGGAAAGACCGGAACCAACTCGCTCCTCTTCGATCGGCAACCTACCGACGACGTCTGTCCTAGTAACGCCCGAGGTCAGGGGAAGAACTCCGGAGTCCGCCGACAGCAAGTCCCCTCCGACACTGCGACCGCCTCAGCGGCGCCTCACGACGCCTCGAACGACAACCGCGGTGCACGGCAAGCGACCGGTGATAGCATTCAGAGCACCGTCGAGGACTCCAGACACGGCAAGCACCAAGCCGATGCCGACCGGGCCGAAGTTTAAGATACCATTCCCGAAGCCaccgacaacgacgacgacaacaccCAAGCCGAGCAGGCCGCCCAAATCCAAGCCTGGCAAGGTGACGCCTATCGACGGCTATCCGCCAGTGTGTCTGCCAGGCTGCAACCCTGCGAACTACGAGGTCTGCCGCGAAGCGTTGGATGGTACGTGGCAATGCACGTGCAAGCCTGGTTACGGAAGGCAGGACGGCAACAAGACTTGCACAG agGTCGAGACGTACGTTGTCATCCTTCGTGTTGTGAAGATGGGAGAATCGGCAGTCTCATACAGCACGGAACTCTCTAACAGCCTTTCGACCGAGTTCCAACAAATTGCCGACGCAGCTAAGAAAGGA ATGAGCGACGCTTACAAGAAGACGGATGTGGAGGGCCAGTTTGTGACGTCGAACTTGAACAGCATCTCGGCGGCGGACGACTTGGACACAGCCGACAGCGCGCCGCAGGGCATCCTGTTGAACTTCACCGTGTCCATGGCGAGGTCGGAGGCCATCACATCGGAGGTGATACGTGAACAGCTAACCCGGTCGCTGCGTCAGTCGAACTACAGCATCGGAAAGAGCCCGCTGTTCGTCAGCCCCAACGTTCACGCTGTCGCCGCTGTCCAAG ATTACGACGAGTGTGGCGACTTGGACGCCAACGACTGCGACCGGTTCTCTGTCTGCGTCAACTTGCCCGGGACGTACACTTGCTACTGCAAGAGTGGCTTCGAAGACCTCGACCCGCTGCGACCGGGCCGTATTTGCTCAG GAGAGATCAAGAACTGCGATCACTGCAATGGCCGCGGAACATGCCTGGTGAACGATGAAGGCAAGAGAAGCTGCCG CTGCAACCGCATGTTCCTAGGACGTCGCTGCGAGATCAACGGTCTCG TGCTGGCGATCGCGCTGCCGATCGCGCTGGCGCTGCTGGTGATGATGCTGTGCTGCCTGGTGTGCCTGTGCCGCCGTTGGAAGCGGCGGGCGCAGCGCGCCAAGGGACCCTTCCGGCTGGGCGCCGTCAGCCCGCTCGGGGGCACGCTTGACAAGAAGGCCATGATCACCGACACCTCGAGCGAGAGCAGCGGAGAGCATGCGCTCAAGCACTCCTACGCCTTCGACGGCTTCATGGTTGGACCAGGACCC GACCACACCATGCAATCAAAGAAGTCCAGCCGGAAGAGCGACATGAGCCTAAACCGC